The proteins below come from a single bacterium genomic window:
- the pyrH gene encoding UMP kinase has product MTDNKKPVFKRVLFKLSGEVLQGKKGYGIEPEVIASIAEQIKDIHNLGVEIAISIGGGNIFRGVSVYGSQMDRTSADHMGMLATVINAIALQDALETRQVFCRVQSAIEMQRIAEPYIRRRAIRHLEKGRVVIFAAGTGNPFFSTDTAAALRAAEIGAEVILKATKVDGIFSKDPVKYPDAVKYDKISYMEVINERLRIMDFTAISLCMENNIPIIVFNLLKPNNLLNIILGEKIGTIVS; this is encoded by the coding sequence GTGACTGATAATAAAAAACCTGTCTTTAAACGAGTTTTGTTCAAACTCAGTGGTGAAGTGCTTCAAGGTAAAAAAGGTTATGGAATTGAACCAGAAGTTATTGCCTCCATTGCCGAACAAATTAAAGACATTCACAATCTGGGGGTAGAAATAGCCATTAGTATCGGCGGCGGGAATATCTTTCGTGGCGTGAGTGTTTATGGTTCACAAATGGATAGAACCTCAGCTGACCATATGGGTATGTTAGCCACGGTGATAAATGCCATTGCCTTGCAAGATGCCCTGGAGACACGGCAGGTTTTTTGCCGGGTCCAGAGTGCCATTGAGATGCAAAGAATTGCTGAACCGTATATTCGCAGAAGGGCAATCAGGCATTTGGAAAAAGGACGGGTAGTGATTTTTGCCGCAGGAACAGGTAATCCTTTTTTTTCCACAGATACAGCCGCGGCACTTCGAGCCGCAGAAATTGGGGCTGAGGTTATCCTGAAAGCAACTAAAGTAGATGGTATCTTTTCTAAAGACCCGGTTAAATATCCCGATGCAGTTAAATATGATAAAATATCCTATATGGAGGTCATTAACGAAAGATTGCGAATAATGGATTTCACCGCAATATCTTTATGTATGGAAAATAACATCCCCATAATTGTCTTTAATCTATTAAAACCCAATAACCTGCTTAATATTATTTTAGGAGAAAAGATTGGAACTATTGTTTCATAA
- the tsf gene encoding translation elongation factor Ts, protein MVISAEQVKQLREITGAPMMECKEALQKANGVVEEALKILRTQGLAEAKKKQVRETKEGTIFSYIHPGGKLGVLVEINCETDFVAKNSEFQELVKNIAMQIAASNPYVVSKDQVREEMVANEREIYIEQAKKSGKPEKFWDKIVEGRLEKYYKEICLLEQPYIKDPAITVSDYVASVIAKLRENITIRRFVRYAIGEKIKEG, encoded by the coding sequence ATGGTTATTAGTGCAGAACAAGTAAAACAGCTCCGCGAAATTACCGGAGCACCGATGATGGAATGCAAAGAGGCATTACAAAAGGCTAATGGAGTTGTTGAAGAGGCATTGAAAATTTTACGCACACAGGGATTAGCCGAAGCAAAGAAAAAACAAGTCCGCGAAACCAAAGAAGGAACAATATTTTCTTATATCCATCCTGGTGGAAAACTTGGGGTGTTGGTTGAAATTAATTGTGAAACAGATTTTGTGGCTAAAAATTCTGAATTTCAAGAATTAGTGAAAAATATCGCCATGCAAATCGCCGCCTCTAATCCTTATGTTGTCTCCAAAGACCAGGTTAGAGAAGAAATGGTTGCCAATGAAAGGGAAATTTACATAGAACAGGCGAAAAAATCAGGTAAACCAGAAAAATTCTGGGATAAAATTGTTGAAGGCAGATTGGAAAAATATTATAAGGAAATCTGTTTGTTGGAACAACCTTATATTAAAGACCCCGCTATAACTGTTTCTGACTATGTGGCGAGTGTGATTGCCAAATTAAGAGAAAACATAACCATTCGCAGGTTTGTTCGCTATGCGATTGGTGAGAAAATTAAGGAGGGATAG